Genomic DNA from Brenneria izadpanahii:
CATTAGCCCCATTACCGGCTGTACAAACAACATACCGATCATCACCGCGATAATAATCATTACGCCATGGTCTTCGGAATAATGCAGGCTGTGTGACAGATAGCTCGGCATATACGTCAGTAACATGTAATAAGTGACGTTGGTGACAATCACGATACCGACACAGAGCAGTAGGTTTTTCCACTGGGTAGAAGCAATCTGGCGAAAAGAGGTCTTTGGCGCCGTCTGTAAGCTGTCCTTCGACTCTTTATCGATAGCATCAAAATGCTGTTGAAAAGCGGGCGTTTCCTCCAGCGCATGTCGCAGATAGATACCGATCAGCCCCAAAGGACCGGCAATAAAGAACGGGACTCGCCATCCCCACTCAAGGAAATTGGCTTCGCCGACAATGGATGAGATCAATACCACCACGCCCGCGCCTAAGACAAAGCCGGCAATCGAACCGAAATCAAGCCAACTGCCTAAAAATCCGCGCTTTCTGTCTGGCGAATATTCAGCGACAAATATCGCGGCGCCGGTATATTCGCCGCCGACGGAAAATCCCTGAGCCAATTTTGCAATCAGCAATAAGATCGGCGCCCAAATGCCGATTGAGGCATACGACGGTATCAACCCGATACAGAATGTACTGACCGCCATAATAATAATGGTAATTGACAATACTTTTTGGCGACCAAATTTATCGCCCATGGCGCCAAAGAATATTCCTCCCAGCGGCCTGACGAGAAAAGGAACGGAAAACGTCGCCAGCGCGGCGATCATTTGCACGCCAGGATCGGCGCCGGGAAAAAATACCCGGCCAAGCGCATAGGCGACGAAACCATATACGCCGAAATCAAACCATTCCATTGCATTACCCAGCGCCGCAGCCGTAATGGCTTTTTTCAGCTTGGCATCGTCAATAATGGTAATGTCCTGTATTTTCATTGGTTCCATTCGTTTCTTTCTTAATACCATTTATGACATCCTCCGTTTAAAAAATAACCGCTCATAAAATGGTATATATAAGCTGTCATAGTAATTCGACGTTGATTATAGAGTATTTTAAAAAATGAATCCCGCTGCGCTACATGAGCTACCATCTACCGCCGCGGCGTGCCGATAAGAACATCAAGACAATAATTTCTTTGCTTATTATATCCGAATGATAATTCTGGAAATTTAACAACACGCCAGACGCAATAGAAATCATGCTCCAAAAATCCCAATGTCTTTTGAAATATAATTATACGCTTTTAAAATAGGCCGAGGCGGTTATAATTCCACCAATTAGAAGAAATATTCACCATAAAGCTAATTTGGCTTTTTACAGTTGTCATTATATTGTTCAAACCGACGGGTCGGCGTTTGCCGTTATTGGCGCAACCAATTCAAGCTCGCTCAGCTAAAAACGCTCATGACGCAAAAGCGTTGTAATGCTGTTTTCCGATATAGATCCAATAAGTTTTTTGCGCGCGCCGATTGCGTGGGAATCGCAAATCAGTCGGCGTTTTAATACGGATTCACAGATAGAGGAAATGTTCCCACAGAGCAACCTTTCTCCGTGGGAACCGGGGATTCATCAATCAAGACGTAGCGGGGTTATTATCCATTACGGCTGGCCGGATAACATACCGCGCTACCGTGAGCCGCGGGCGGCAATAATCTCATCCATCACATTGCGCGGCGCTTCCACATAGTGTTTGAACTCCATAGTGTAGGTTGCCCGCCCCTGAGACATCGACCGTAATGCGGTGGAATAACCGAACATCTCGGATAGCGGCACCTCGGCGCGGATAATCCGTCCGGCGATCATCTCTTCCATCCCCTGCACCAGACCGCGGCGGGAGGATAGGTCGCCCATTACGCTGCCGGCATACTCTTCCGGCGTTTCAACTTCCACTTTCATGACCGGCTCCAGAATCACCGGATTGGCGCGTTTGACCGCATCACGGAAGCCGATAATCGCCGCCATCTTGAACGCCATTTCCGAGGAGTCCACCTCATGGTAGGAGCCGAAGGTCAGCGTAACTTTAATATCGACAATCGGATACCCCGCCAATACGCCGGTCATCATCGCCTCACGTACGCCTTTTTCCACCGACGGAATGAATTCACGCGGCACCACTCCGCCTTTGGTGGCATCTTCAAAAGCGAAGCCTTTGCCGGCTTCCTGCGGCTCGACCGTCAGCACCACATGGCCATACTGCCCTTTACCACCGGACTGGCGGACAAACTTCCCTTCCACATCCGTCACCTTGCTGCGTATCGTTTCACGATAGGTGACCTGCGGCCTGCCGATGTTGGCTTCCACGCCGAACTCGCGCCTCATGCGGTCGACGATGATCTCCAGGTGCAGTTCGCCCATGCCGGAAATGATGGTCTGACCGGATTCTTCATCGGTTCTGAGACGGAATGACGGATCTTCCGACGCCAGCCGCTGCAGCGCGATCCCCATTTTTTCCTGATCGGCCTTGGTTTTCGGCTCGATCGCCAGCGAAATTACCGGATCGGGAAACTCCATACGCTCCAGCGTCAGTACGGCATCCGGATCGCACAGGGTTTCTCCAGTGGTCACCTCTTTCAGACCGACGCAGGCGGCGATATCCCCAGCCCGGATCTCATCCACTTCATGACGGGCGTTGGCATGCATCTGAACGATACGGCCGATACGCTCTTTCTTACCCTTCACCGGGTTATACACGCTGTCGCCTTTTTTCAGCACGCCGGAATAGACCCGGATGAAGGTTAGCTGACCGACATAAGGGTCCGTCATCAGTTTGAACGCCAGCGCCGAGAATTTTTCATTGTCATCGGCATGGCGCGCCACCGTCTTGCCTTTTTCATCAATTCCGCTGACCGGCGGGATATCCAGCGGCGAGGGCATCAGTTCGATGATGGCGTCCAGCATACGCTGCACCCCTTTATTTTTAAACGCGCTGCCGCACAGCATCGGCTGAATTTCACCGGCAATGGTGCGAGTACGCAGGCCAAGGGTAATTTCCTCTTCGCTCAACGCCACGCCGTCCAGATACTTGGTCATCAGTTCATCGGAAGCCTCTGCCGCCGCCGTGACCATCTTCTCCCGCCACTCCTGGGCGGTCGCCAGTAAATCGTCCGGGATAGCCTCATAGCTGAAGACCATGCCTTGTGAGGCTTCATCCCAGATGATGGCGCGCATCTTGATCAGATCGACCACGCCGGTAAAGTGCTCTTCGCTGCCGATCGGAATAACGATCGGCACCGGATTGGCCTTCAGCCGGTCAATCATCATCTGATAAACACGGA
This window encodes:
- the fusA gene encoding elongation factor G — its product is MARTTPIERYRNIGISAHIDAGKTTTTERILFYTGVSHKMGEVHDGAATTDWMAQEQERGITITSAAVTCFWQGMDHRYPQHRINIIDTPGHVDFTIEVERSMRVLDGAVMVYDSVGGVQPQSETVWRQANKYHVPRLAFVNKMDRPGANYFRVYQMMIDRLKANPVPIVIPIGSEEHFTGVVDLIKMRAIIWDEASQGMVFSYEAIPDDLLATAQEWREKMVTAAAEASDELMTKYLDGVALSEEEITLGLRTRTIAGEIQPMLCGSAFKNKGVQRMLDAIIELMPSPLDIPPVSGIDEKGKTVARHADDNEKFSALAFKLMTDPYVGQLTFIRVYSGVLKKGDSVYNPVKGKKERIGRIVQMHANARHEVDEIRAGDIAACVGLKEVTTGETLCDPDAVLTLERMEFPDPVISLAIEPKTKADQEKMGIALQRLASEDPSFRLRTDEESGQTIISGMGELHLEIIVDRMRREFGVEANIGRPQVTYRETIRSKVTDVEGKFVRQSGGKGQYGHVVLTVEPQEAGKGFAFEDATKGGVVPREFIPSVEKGVREAMMTGVLAGYPIVDIKVTLTFGSYHEVDSSEMAFKMAAIIGFRDAVKRANPVILEPVMKVEVETPEEYAGSVMGDLSSRRGLVQGMEEMIAGRIIRAEVPLSEMFGYSTALRSMSQGRATYTMEFKHYVEAPRNVMDEIIAARGSR
- the proP gene encoding glycine betaine/L-proline transporter ProP; the encoded protein is MVLRKKRMEPMKIQDITIIDDAKLKKAITAAALGNAMEWFDFGVYGFVAYALGRVFFPGADPGVQMIAALATFSVPFLVRPLGGIFFGAMGDKFGRQKVLSITIIIMAVSTFCIGLIPSYASIGIWAPILLLIAKLAQGFSVGGEYTGAAIFVAEYSPDRKRGFLGSWLDFGSIAGFVLGAGVVVLISSIVGEANFLEWGWRVPFFIAGPLGLIGIYLRHALEETPAFQQHFDAIDKESKDSLQTAPKTSFRQIASTQWKNLLLCVGIVIVTNVTYYMLLTYMPSYLSHSLHYSEDHGVMIIIAVMIGMLFVQPVMGLMSDRFGRKPFIVCGSIGLFVLAIPSFMLINSDVIGLIFCGLLILAVLLNSFTGVMASILPAMFPTHIRYSALALSFNISILIAGFTPTASAWLVESTKNLYMPAYYLMVISIIGLVTGILMKETANRPLKGATPAASDRAEAKELLQEHHDNIEQKIEDIDEQIAELQKKRKTLIDQHPEIN